A single region of the Manihot esculenta cultivar AM560-2 chromosome 12, M.esculenta_v8, whole genome shotgun sequence genome encodes:
- the LOC110628433 gene encoding uncharacterized protein LOC110628433 gives MSVEVLDGATIVNFVEDEEAFTVSIRDRFAHLDTDQDGLLSYAEMLKELRSLRVFETHFGIDVKRDPEELARVYSSLFEQFDHDLNGGVDLEEFKEETKQMMLAMANGMGFLPIQMVLEEDSLLKKAVERESASA, from the coding sequence ATGAGCGTAGAAGTTTTGGACGGTGCCACCATTGTGAACTTCGTGGAGGACGAAGAAGCATTCACTGTATCAATACGTGATCGTTTTGCTCATCTTGATACCGACCAAGATGGTCTGCTTTCCTACGCAGAAATGTTGAAGGAGCTGCGGAGTTTGAGGGTTTTCGAGACCCACTTTGGAATAGATGTGAAGAGAGACCCAGAAGAACTGGCTCGAGTTTATAGCTCTCTGTTTGAGCAGTTTGATCATGATTTGAATGGTGGAGTAGATTTGGAGGAGTTTAAGGAAGAGACGAAGCAGATGATGCTGGCTATGGCTAATGGGATGGGCTTTTTGCCTATTCAGATGGTGTTGGAAGAAGATAGTCTCTTGAAGAAAGCTGTGGAGAGGGAGTCTGCTTCCGCTTAA